In Alkalidesulfovibrio alkalitolerans DSM 16529, the genomic stretch AATCCCAGCCATCCACGCTGCCGCGCAGATCGTTGGCGATGCGCCAGATGGTTTTATGGAGATCCGCGCGTTCGGTTTCCTTGTAGTTGTTCATTCTGCCTGATCCTGTCTGCTCTTGTCCGCCGCGCCGCCAGCCTTCACCCACTCATCGACCTCGTCTTTCTTGAACTTCCAAAGACGGCCCATGCGATGAGC encodes the following:
- a CDS encoding helix-turn-helix domain-containing protein; this encodes MAEMEDRWLSVDEIGKYLGVSSDTIYRWIDKHAMPAHRMGRLWKFKKDEVDEWVKAGGAADKSRQDQAE